GTtgtctaaaaatattttcgtaatataattttaaaaattgtccattaagaaataagtttggaagtattttagtaatataatctttaaaaaaaaaaacatagaaataagtttttctaaatttggttaaatatgaaaatttttattaatatgagttaggtcgggtatgggttgggtatgggttgggTCGAATATGGGTCAGAAAATTTACATTAtgcataaatgggtcataaatgggttaatgggtcaatttgggttggACCATTAATGatccgacccaaacccgacccaacTCACTCGTTTAACGACTCTAACCATGATGGCTCGACGGAGATTTGGAGGAGGAGTTGCTCGCCATGGCTCGGCCGAGATTTATAGAAGGTTTAGCGCTTAGCTTTTCCGGCTCGGATGACTGGAGGAGGGAGTCGACGAGATCTAAAGGTTGGCCGTGTCCATTGCGGCCATGGCTTCGCGGTTCCAAATCTAGATGCGGCCAAGTGACCTCGGAAGGGGCGGAGATGGTGGCCGGACTAGTGTTCTCTGTCagggaggaagatgaagagagaaaaaaagatttttatttttttaattccacCTCATCCAACACTTGTcgatatattattattattattattattattcttattattttgtCACCCTACTCTacgcctactctacactcactctcaagCTTTTGCCTTACCTTTTGTAGAGCGTGAGAAATCGAAACTCGCTCCAAACCTACTTGTTCCCACCCCATCCCCTCTACACtcattctcaaacttttgccccGCTCTTACAAAGCATGGAAGTCGAAATCCACTCCCGAAATTTACTTCCCCACCTCATCCCCctaaggtggggatttgaacccctcacctcccctttcCATGTTGAAAGGATGGTGACTGGTGAATCCTGGTTGTCGATCTATTATTGGATATAAATAAAAAACGCGCACCACATCAGCAATTAACTTGGCGTTTTGGAACCACCGAATATTTTCTCCAACTCAAGGCTCTGTTTTTCCTCATCCTTTTTTTCGGTTTAAGGAGTGGTTGGTCCCACCGAGCCTGGGCCCACAAAGCCCAAGTTGGATCCCGCCACTGTCCCGTGTCCACTCCCATCTCCAAAACAGCTCCTCATAATTGCGATTGGCTCACCCGAAATGACTATATTACCCCTGCATCAAGTCCGCACTGCTCTCACGATAGGGCGGGACTTTTCAGTAAATTCCCCTCTCTCtagtcatctctctctccattcctTCCTTCTTCGAGCTTCGAGCCTCCACCAGTTCGGAGCTACATTCCTTCCTTCGCCTCcgagaatcgaacctccatctCTTCGCTCGCTGGCAAGCCGTATTCCGGACCTCAGGCTCGTCGCTCGAGTCCGTCTCCGGCAGTGGGCGCCAGTGCTGGTGACCGATGGCGACGGGGACGATGGCGACCACGGCGGGGGCGGCAGTGCTCCTGTGCTATGTCATCAAGAGGACGCTGGCCTCGAAGGGCGAGGACGACGCCGGGGACCGGGCTGCCGAGGATCCGTCGCGATCGGGCCGGCCATCGAAGAGGCGGATCGCCCGGCGACAGCTGGCCCAGGCGCCGGCAACGCTGTTCGAGGCGATCGCGACACTGGCGGAGACGCTCCGGTTCACGTACTCGGAGACCCTGGGGAAGTGGCCGATCAGGGACTTGGCGTTCGGGATCAAGTATCTGATGAGAAGGCAGGTAAATGGGGCTTCGACTCCCGGGGTCTTGGCTGGGTATCGATTGTTTTAGGCATGTTCCCGTTATGGAATTCGGCGTAACTCGGTCGCTTGGTCTTTGGATTAGTGCGGTACAACTATAGAATGATGTCTTGTATAGTGTGGCAAGACGAGTCTTTTAATCAGTGTCTTGGCTACCGACAGTTATCCGTCACGGACcaatcgattgggatcgtgaccgcgcggcgACAGGGCACTTTTGGACcgtaaagaaagaaaacttctagagagagaggcTTTGGAGAGAAAGGAACTTGTATTACTGAACTgaattatttttcatcttttgggtCCATAAAAAAGTGATGAGGTATTTTGCGGCAAGCGGTGATCTTAACAAATTCTAAACTGAATTATGTCAGTGGTATTCTAAATTATGCAACTTAAATTGTGCGgtttattaagaaaattaaattccGCCAGCCTTCATTTTGCTCCACTTATAGATGATAAGACGACAGGgaggatatttttttttcccgatgATTTTGCGAGACACGGGAAATTGTGGTTGGATTCGCAGCTCAGAATCATTATAGGGAAGATTGAGACGTGCAATCTACCACTATGGGGATCATCATATCTCTCCAAAAATTAAACTCCAGAAATCTATAATGGAAAATGAAACTATTAATTACGTTTGATTAGTAAATTAGTAAATTACAGGTGATGATTAAATATACAATTAAGTGGATATCTAGTTAATTACAAATTGTAGTGCAGTAACAACAAATGCGTGTTGGACACCGAATAAGAAGTCTTCCAATTTCATGATCATGGCTGTCAAGTGtatttctttagaaattataGTGCTATGTCATTACAGCTTAACCATTAATACACTTGGATATGATGTGTAATTTGGTGGGTtgctaaattaatcaaaaatcaTGTAAGAATCTCCCAAAATTCAACTGTGAGAAACTCCCAATATTATTTCATTCAACTGTAAGAATCTTACAAGAGTCTCTCAAATGATCGAATCTCATCTATAAGATTAGTGTATTGATGCAAAATGACTAGGGTTCTTTTTTTGCATAATAACTCAAGGGCGATGTGGAGGAAGGAATGCACGAACGTATAAACTGACGTTTTGTTACCAGGGTCAAATTCCACCGTAACCAGCAGATTTGATTTTGGAactgattttcattaaaaaaaaaaaaaaagaaaaaaaaaaagaaatgcatgatGAACTTGCTGGCGAAATATAGGAGTTAACACGGGATGATTTGTTGATTTGAATGATCAAAAAATCAATATAggaaacatgaaaatgaaagcGTGATGAGTCAATTATGAGAACTCTTCAATCTGATATTAAAACATCAACGATTCCAATGGAAATTTATTAATCACACCCAGAATTACCATTCACACTCAAAATTACAATAGAGCACGCTTGCATACCCCTTTTCGTGACAGATGAGGGAAAAGACAGCAAAATGACCCATGACAGAAATGGCACAAGAAGTTGCATTTTAAACATAGACATTAGGGTTACCCAATACGTACTCTTCAACGACTTTGTAGAGTCCCATAGCCTTTTCTTTGCCTTGCTTGATATCATCTTCGTTAAGCTCCACATCCCCTCTTGTGTGGTACCCACCAATCATCTTGCAAAGGCATCTACCAACGCTCGAAGCCAAGAATTGAACCTCATACACAATCGATTCGATCTTGTCAAATATCACGTCACCTTCAATCAAAGTGTACTTACAGACCAAGTTCTTGGTGTAGAGTATCGATTTTGCGCTTCGAGAACTTTAAGTGACCACCTATAATATATAAGGTATATTAACTAGCATTCTATAGAAggtatatatataaagagacATCCATATAATTGTGAAACAAATGGGATTCTTTGAGCATCATTATAAACTAACCTTCAGCAAAGTTGGTGACTTTAATACTTCCAGCTCTtccatctcttccatctccttcaacaaaCTCAATGCTCTTAATACCCAAAGGGGCAATCTTGGGAATCAGGTAGTGAGAATCAACAATCAAAGCCCTGAACAACATTCTAGATGGAGTAATGGGAGTGGTGAATTCTTGGGTAAATGTGGTGACACCCATGTTTTTGTCTTGGGAGAGGAAAGGAATCGAACCAGAAATTTGTGGAGAATAAGGAATATACGTAAGTGCTTTTTACTAGCGGAGGAACTTGAATTTGATGCAGAAGAAGGAAGAACCGAGGAGCTATTTATACTCTTAGCTTTTTCTTCAAATGGAAGCATAGATAGACCACGTCTTTACGAGAGACCTGATAACTCCGCGGTGGACCTACCGGTCAAAGGACTCAACTCAATCCAACTCTTTCTCCAATTGTTGACGTGGCGCACGTTTTTTATTTATATCCAATAATAGATCGACACGTGTTGGATGAggtggaataaaaaataaaaatctttctttttttttttcaacttccTGCACCACCCACTCTTCTCCTCTCCTCTGCAAATCGTTTCTCGGCCATGGATGAcacgccctcctcctccttccggcCACTGCCTGCCCAGCCACTTGAGAAACCGGTGCGGCTGTCTCCACCGCACAAGCCAGAGGATCTAGATCTGGAACCGCGGAGCCATGGCCGCGTTCTTGACAGAACTTGAAGCCATGGCCACACAACAGACCTTGGAGCCAGATCTGTCGCAGTTATGGCGTCACAGACTAGGccggccctcgccagatctgggcgagggatGGCCTCGTCAAGACTTGTTCCATCATTTTTGAAGGCTCAACCATGattagaggtgttaaaatgggtcataaatccatatataacccatttaaatcataaatgggtcacttgtttttTACAAAAAGTAGCTAAATGGGTTTCATAGTTAAAGGTTCAAgataggtgggtcttaagtagattttaaatgggttggatggagaacccattttcaacaaaaaccttATAATTTCTCTCtaccctctttaactttataaaaatattttttttgtaaaaatcgaaattataatttttttattttaattttctcttttcttttctttcctttttttttttttttttttttttttttttctttctccttcctccttccttcagGCTTGCGTCGGCACGGCGATGGCCAGACGGCCagaggcgagcctcgagctcgccggcgttgggcgagcttgagctcgccatATTTGGCTAGGGGATGCCTCAccgacgcccggcgaggctcgagcctcgccggttcCGCAagaggcgagctcgagctcccccgacgccggcgagcctcgagctcgccggatctggcaaggCAAAGTTTATATTCTTTACTTTTGAATCCAAATATGATGCCACCATCCACCTCGAAATCTCATTCATCCCTCCCTTTCGTTCGGCCGGCAGAGATGAAAAATTGAACGCAACTCAAACATAGGcctttaaaaaaagagagaaaaattcacATGTTTTCTTCGCGCAGATG
This region of Eucalyptus grandis isolate ANBG69807.140 chromosome 8, ASM1654582v1, whole genome shotgun sequence genomic DNA includes:
- the LOC108954822 gene encoding major strawberry allergen Fra a 1.04 produces the protein MGVTTFTQEFTTPITPSRMLFRALIVDSHYLIPKIAPLGIKSIEFVEGDGRDGRAGSIKVTNFAEGDVIFDKIESIVYEVQFLASSVGRCLCKMIGGYHTRGDVELNEDDIKQGKEKAMGLYKVVEEYVLGNPNVYV